A genome region from Halorussus pelagicus includes the following:
- the argC gene encoding N-acetyl-gamma-glutamyl-phosphate reductase, whose product MAVGDADAADATASAASEALSATVVGASGFAGGELLRILAGHPNVDLAGATSREYAGKSVGSVHPNLRGTDLRFSDPADLASVDVLFAATPHGVSMEQIDAFYESADTVVDLSADFRLNTEAQYEEWYDGHDAPEYLDEAVYALPELHREELPGADLIAAGGCNATATILGLCPLFDAGVLDGAGDEQIVADVKVGSSEGGATASKAGSHAERSGVVRPYAPTGHRHEAEIEQELGTSVSFSAHAVDMVRGAAATCHVFPDSPVSKGDLWGAFRGTYDDEPFVRLQSGGSGVYRYPEPKAVAGTNYAEVGFELDPGNERVVVFSAIDNLVKGTAGQAVHAANLALGLEETAGLDFQGLHPVGSP is encoded by the coding sequence ATGGCGGTCGGAGACGCGGACGCGGCCGACGCCACGGCGTCGGCCGCGAGCGAAGCGCTCTCGGCAACCGTCGTCGGCGCGAGCGGATTCGCTGGCGGCGAACTCCTGCGCATTCTCGCGGGCCACCCGAACGTTGACCTCGCGGGTGCGACCAGCCGCGAGTACGCGGGCAAGTCCGTCGGGTCGGTCCACCCGAACCTGCGCGGGACCGACCTGCGCTTTTCCGACCCCGCGGACCTCGCCTCGGTGGACGTGCTGTTCGCCGCGACGCCCCACGGCGTCTCGATGGAACAGATAGACGCCTTCTACGAGTCGGCCGATACCGTCGTGGACCTGAGCGCCGACTTCCGATTGAACACCGAAGCGCAGTACGAGGAGTGGTACGACGGCCACGACGCGCCCGAGTATCTGGACGAGGCGGTCTACGCCCTGCCGGAACTCCACCGCGAGGAACTGCCCGGCGCGGACCTCATCGCCGCTGGCGGCTGTAATGCCACCGCGACGATTCTGGGTCTCTGTCCGTTGTTCGACGCCGGAGTTCTGGACGGGGCGGGCGACGAGCAAATCGTCGCAGACGTGAAAGTCGGCTCTTCGGAGGGCGGCGCGACCGCGAGCAAGGCCGGAAGTCACGCCGAGCGCTCGGGCGTCGTCAGGCCCTACGCGCCGACCGGCCACCGCCACGAGGCCGAAATCGAGCAGGAACTCGGTACCTCGGTGTCCTTCTCGGCGCACGCCGTGGACATGGTCCGCGGTGCGGCCGCGACGTGTCACGTCTTCCCGGATTCGCCCGTCTCGAAGGGCGACCTCTGGGGAGCCTTCCGCGGGACCTACGACGACGAACCGTTCGTCCGCCTGCAGTCGGGCGGGTCGGGCGTCTATCGCTACCCCGAACCGAAGGCCGTGGCGGGGACCAACTACGCGGAGGTCGGCTTCGAGTTGGACCCCGGTAACGAGCGCGTCGTCGTCTTCAGCGCCATCGACAATCTGGTGAAAGGAACGGCCGGGCAGGCGGTCCACGCCGCCAACCTCGCGCTCGGTCTCGAAGAGACAGCGGGACTTGACTTTCAGGGACTCCACCCGGTGGGAAGCCCATGA
- the argH gene encoding argininosuccinate lyase has product MASEESSDVVRRDRFSGGPARGFLSSMADDERIFAADLATDRAHVVMLAEQGIVDDEEATAILSALDEVEQAGFDALPDGEDVHAAIETAVINRVGDVGGKMHTARSRNDEVATCIRYRLREDVLDMVEATLGLRKSLTEVAETHAETVMPGYTHLQPAQPTTVGHYLLSYEQAVARDTARLFDAYGRVNRSPLGSAAFAGTPFDVDRERTAELLGFDGVAANSMDAVSSRDFLVEVVAALANLATTVSGLAEDLVVFSNKGLVELSDDYSSTSSIMPQKKNPDTLELVRATAGDAAAGLNGLLTTLKGLPRAYNRDLQNATPHAWETVDAVSEAVAVAAGAAATATWDEDALAEAAGEGFSTATGVADLLAMVGVPFRKAHEMVASAAETGSDYAALDAAAEEILDDSLSAYVEREAVEAALDPAESVASRDSTGGPAPEAVAAGLTEAKETVAADETTLADARGALAETADRLDEEVSRYA; this is encoded by the coding sequence ATGGCGAGCGAGGAATCCAGCGACGTGGTTCGCCGCGACCGCTTCAGTGGCGGTCCCGCCCGCGGGTTCCTCTCCTCGATGGCCGACGACGAACGCATCTTTGCGGCCGACCTCGCTACCGACCGCGCCCACGTCGTGATGCTGGCCGAGCAGGGAATCGTGGACGACGAGGAAGCCACCGCTATCCTCTCGGCGCTCGATGAAGTCGAGCAGGCGGGTTTCGATGCGTTGCCCGACGGTGAGGACGTACACGCCGCCATCGAGACCGCGGTCATCAACCGTGTGGGCGACGTTGGCGGGAAGATGCACACCGCTCGTTCGCGCAACGACGAGGTGGCGACCTGCATCCGCTATCGCCTGCGCGAAGACGTGCTGGACATGGTGGAGGCGACCCTCGGGCTTCGCAAGTCGCTCACGGAGGTGGCCGAGACTCACGCCGAGACCGTGATGCCCGGCTACACCCACCTCCAGCCCGCACAGCCGACGACCGTCGGCCACTACCTGCTCTCCTACGAGCAGGCGGTCGCCCGCGACACCGCGCGCCTCTTCGACGCCTACGGGCGCGTGAACCGATCACCCCTCGGGTCCGCGGCGTTCGCGGGCACGCCCTTCGACGTAGATAGGGAGCGCACGGCCGAGTTGTTGGGCTTCGACGGAGTCGCGGCGAACTCGATGGACGCAGTCTCGTCGCGCGACTTCCTCGTGGAGGTCGTCGCCGCGCTCGCCAACCTCGCTACGACCGTCTCGGGACTCGCCGAAGACCTCGTGGTGTTCTCGAACAAGGGCCTCGTGGAACTGTCCGATGACTACTCCTCGACCTCCTCGATAATGCCCCAGAAGAAGAACCCCGACACGCTCGAACTCGTCCGCGCGACCGCAGGGGACGCCGCGGCGGGGCTGAACGGCCTGCTCACGACGCTGAAGGGTCTGCCCCGCGCGTACAACCGCGATTTGCAGAACGCCACGCCCCATGCGTGGGAGACCGTTGACGCGGTGAGCGAGGCGGTCGCGGTCGCCGCCGGAGCGGCGGCGACCGCGACGTGGGACGAGGACGCGCTCGCCGAGGCGGCCGGGGAAGGGTTCTCGACGGCGACCGGGGTCGCCGACCTGTTGGCGATGGTCGGGGTCCCCTTCCGGAAGGCGCACGAGATGGTGGCCAGCGCGGCTGAAACCGGAAGCGACTACGCTGCGCTCGACGCGGCGGCCGAGGAGATTCTGGACGACTCGCTGTCGGCCTACGTCGAGCGCGAGGCGGTCGAGGCCGCGCTCGACCCCGCCGAGAGCGTCGCGTCGCGCGACTCGACTGGCGGTCCCGCGCCCGAGGCGGTCGCCGCGGGCCTGACTGAGGCCAAGGAGACAGTCGCGGCCGACGAGACGACGCTGGCCGACGCCCGCGGCGCACTGGCCGAGACCGCCGACCGACTCGACGAGGAGGTGAGTCGATATGCCTGA
- the lysW gene encoding lysine biosynthesis protein LysW: protein MTECVECGADVTLHDNAEVGEILDCTTCGAELELVERTPPVLQRAPELEEDWGE, encoded by the coding sequence ATGACCGAATGCGTCGAATGCGGGGCCGACGTGACCCTGCACGACAATGCCGAAGTAGGAGAGATACTCGACTGCACGACCTGCGGCGCGGAACTGGAACTCGTCGAGCGAACCCCGCCAGTCCTCCAGCGAGCCCCGGAGCTCGAAGAGGACTGGGGGGAGTAA
- a CDS encoding PIN domain-containing protein, translating to MTGPYVFDAEPLIAFLNDEPGSDPVERILGAVYDDEEDAAMSEVTATEVAYKIARIQSDGQPTDDHLALGRRQVRNFVDGGIELVPPTESWETAAAVKMRGGIALGDAFAIALAVNREATLLVGADDDFEDVGVSAEIRRLRTEPAP from the coding sequence ATGACGGGACCGTACGTGTTCGATGCGGAACCTCTCATCGCGTTCCTCAACGACGAACCGGGGTCCGACCCCGTCGAACGTATCCTTGGAGCAGTGTACGACGACGAGGAGGACGCCGCGATGAGCGAAGTGACCGCGACGGAAGTCGCGTACAAAATCGCACGTATTCAGTCCGACGGTCAACCGACTGACGACCACCTCGCGCTCGGTCGTCGTCAAGTCCGAAACTTCGTAGACGGTGGCATCGAACTCGTTCCACCGACCGAATCGTGGGAAACCGCCGCGGCAGTGAAGATGCGAGGCGGAATCGCGCTCGGCGATGCGTTCGCAATAGCGTTGGCTGTCAACCGCGAAGCGACGCTTCTCGTCGGCGCAGACGACGACTTCGAAGATGTCGGTGTCTCGGCCGAGATACGCCGACTCCGAACCGAGCCTGCGCCCTAA
- a CDS encoding acetylglutamate/acetylaminoadipate kinase, whose amino-acid sequence MTDYTKSELEAAHAELLDNDLGDDGLRTDGGLVDDEQNPPVVVKIGGARAVDPEGALADIAHLVANGEEVVVVHGGSTAVDDTLERMGEESEYVETPGGVVGRFTDETTMEVFEMVLPGKLNTDLVAGLQNQGVNAVGLSGADGKLLTGPRKSAVKVVEDGRKKIKRGDHSGKIEAVNDDLLSKLLAGSYVPVVTVPMLAEEGGSDETGEGGGAGATEYTPVNADADRAAAAIAGALGGELVVLTDVAGVYEDPDDSDTLIESVGTPAELDAAEDAAEGFMIKKVMAAVEALAGGAASVTVADANNRDPITAARTGHGTTFEPEAVR is encoded by the coding sequence ATGACGGACTACACGAAATCGGAACTCGAAGCGGCACACGCAGAGCTACTGGACAACGACCTCGGCGACGACGGACTGCGGACTGATGGGGGTCTCGTGGACGACGAGCAGAACCCGCCCGTCGTCGTCAAAATCGGCGGCGCGCGAGCGGTGGACCCCGAAGGGGCGCTCGCGGACATCGCGCACCTCGTCGCCAACGGCGAGGAGGTCGTGGTCGTCCACGGCGGTTCGACCGCGGTAGACGACACCCTGGAGCGCATGGGCGAGGAGTCCGAGTACGTCGAGACGCCCGGCGGCGTCGTCGGGCGCTTCACCGACGAGACGACGATGGAAGTCTTCGAGATGGTGCTTCCGGGCAAACTCAACACCGACCTCGTCGCCGGACTCCAGAATCAGGGCGTGAACGCGGTCGGTCTCTCGGGCGCGGACGGGAAACTCCTGACCGGCCCGCGCAAGTCCGCGGTCAAGGTCGTCGAGGACGGCCGCAAGAAAATAAAGCGCGGCGACCACTCGGGGAAAATCGAGGCGGTCAACGACGACCTGCTCTCGAAACTGCTGGCCGGAAGTTACGTCCCGGTCGTCACGGTGCCGATGCTGGCCGAAGAGGGCGGCAGTGACGAAACCGGCGAGGGAGGCGGCGCGGGCGCGACCGAGTACACGCCCGTCAACGCCGACGCCGACCGCGCGGCCGCCGCGATTGCGGGGGCGTTAGGCGGCGAGTTGGTCGTTCTGACCGACGTGGCGGGCGTCTACGAGGACCCCGACGACTCCGACACGCTCATCGAATCGGTCGGGACCCCCGCGGAACTGGACGCCGCCGAGGACGCCGCGGAGGGGTTCATGATCAAGAAGGTCATGGCCGCGGTCGAAGCCTTAGCGGGCGGCGCGGCCTCGGTGACGGTCGCGGATGCGAACAACCGCGACCCCATCACTGCGGCCCGGACCGGCCACGGAACCACCTTCGAACCGGAGGCGGTGAGATAA
- the lysX gene encoding lysine biosynthesis protein LysX, which yields MQVGLLYSRIRKDEKLLLSELRERGHDVVKIDVRELQFGLDEAPEILADLDVVVDRCLATSRSLYATKFCEAYGVPVVNSAETARTCADKVQNSLALAGAGVPTPATDVAFTTESAMESIEKFGYPCVLKPVVGSWGRLMAKIDSESAAEAILEHKATLGHYEHKVFYVQEFVDKPGRDIRVLATDGDPVAAMVRSSDHWLTNAAKGAETETFELDAEAEKLVQQASDAVGGGLLGVDLMETRDSYTVHEVNHTVEFKALNDAADVDVPATVVDWLEAKAAQEAKQEVVA from the coding sequence TTGCAGGTTGGACTACTCTACTCCCGGATTCGGAAAGACGAGAAGCTCCTGCTCTCCGAACTCCGCGAGCGCGGCCACGACGTGGTGAAAATCGACGTGCGCGAGTTGCAGTTCGGGCTGGACGAAGCGCCCGAAATCCTCGCGGACCTCGACGTGGTGGTGGACCGCTGTCTCGCCACGAGTCGGAGCCTCTACGCCACGAAGTTCTGCGAGGCGTACGGCGTCCCCGTGGTCAACTCCGCGGAGACGGCACGGACCTGCGCCGACAAGGTGCAAAACAGCCTCGCGCTCGCCGGGGCGGGCGTGCCCACGCCCGCGACGGACGTGGCGTTCACCACGGAGTCGGCGATGGAGAGCATCGAGAAGTTCGGCTACCCCTGCGTCCTCAAGCCCGTCGTCGGGTCGTGGGGTCGCCTGATGGCGAAAATTGACTCCGAGAGCGCCGCCGAGGCGATTCTCGAACACAAGGCCACGCTCGGCCACTACGAACACAAGGTGTTCTACGTCCAAGAGTTCGTGGACAAGCCCGGACGTGACATTCGCGTACTGGCGACCGACGGCGACCCCGTCGCCGCGATGGTCCGCTCGTCGGACCACTGGCTCACGAACGCCGCGAAGGGTGCCGAGACGGAGACCTTCGAACTCGACGCCGAGGCCGAGAAGCTGGTCCAGCAGGCCAGCGACGCAGTCGGTGGCGGCCTGCTCGGCGTGGACCTGATGGAGACCAGAGATTCGTACACCGTCCACGAAGTCAACCACACCGTCGAGTTCAAGGCGCTGAACGACGCCGCAGACGTTGACGTGCCCGCGACGGTGGTCGATTGGCTCGAAGCGAAGGCCGCACAGGAAGCGAAGCAGGAGGTGGTCGCCTGA
- the argF gene encoding ornithine carbamoyltransferase: MSKHATESTTDVTDHNTEPPANHFLQIDDLSADELAELVSTAAELKRAHHAGESHAVLPNQSLAMLFEKPSTRTRVSFETGMTQLGGHAVYLGPDTTHLDHGEPVADTARALSRYVDAVMARVFDHGALEAMAEYATVPVINGLSDAAHPCQTLADLLTVYEQFGGFEDVTVAWVGDGNNVGQSFAVGAAMAGVDLTMATPEGYGPDEDVLARADASGQVPEVVHDPEAAVEGADVVYTDVWVSMGQEDEREAKLDDFAGFQVNDDLLAAAPEASVMHCLPAHRGEEITGDVLESDRSMVWEQAENRMHTQKALLTHLLGEK, encoded by the coding sequence ATGAGCAAACACGCCACCGAATCCACGACCGACGTGACCGACCACAACACCGAACCGCCAGCCAACCACTTCCTGCAAATCGACGACCTCTCGGCGGACGAACTCGCCGAGTTGGTCTCGACCGCCGCGGAGTTGAAGCGCGCCCATCACGCCGGAGAAAGCCACGCGGTCCTGCCGAACCAGAGCCTCGCCATGCTGTTCGAGAAGCCAAGCACCCGGACGCGGGTCTCCTTCGAGACGGGGATGACCCAGTTGGGCGGCCACGCCGTGTATCTCGGCCCGGACACGACCCACCTCGACCACGGCGAACCGGTCGCCGACACCGCTCGCGCCCTCTCGCGGTACGTCGATGCGGTGATGGCCCGCGTGTTCGACCACGGCGCGCTCGAAGCGATGGCGGAGTACGCCACGGTGCCGGTAATCAACGGTCTCTCGGACGCCGCTCACCCCTGCCAGACGCTCGCGGACCTGTTGACCGTCTACGAGCAGTTCGGCGGGTTCGAGGACGTGACCGTCGCGTGGGTCGGCGACGGGAACAACGTCGGGCAGTCGTTCGCCGTCGGGGCCGCGATGGCGGGCGTGGACCTGACGATGGCGACGCCCGAGGGGTACGGACCCGACGAGGACGTGCTGGCGCGGGCCGACGCATCCGGGCAGGTCCCGGAGGTCGTCCACGACCCCGAGGCGGCCGTCGAGGGCGCGGACGTGGTCTACACCGACGTGTGGGTCAGCATGGGGCAGGAGGACGAACGCGAGGCGAAACTGGACGATTTCGCGGGCTTTCAGGTGAACGACGACCTGCTCGCGGCCGCGCCCGAGGCCAGCGTGATGCACTGTCTGCCCGCCCACCGTGGCGAGGAGATAACTGGCGACGTGCTGGAGAGCGACCGGTCGATGGTCTGGGAGCAGGCCGAGAACCGGATGCACACCCAGAAGGCGCTGTTGACCCATCTGCTCGGCGAGAAGTAA
- a CDS encoding M20/M25/M40 family metallo-hydrolase: MSQSADAGVTDGAARELLCDLVEIQSPSGDERECAERLAAFFAERGREVWLDEVGNVRAPADDSVLLTSHIDTVPGDISVEVTDGELWGRGSVDAKGPLAAMAAAAVETGVSFVGVVGEETDSRGARHLVEDREQPDAVVNGEPSGWDGVTLGYRGLLAGEYAVETDSAHTSRPDPNAIQDAMAWWQSVETAFSSSADDENAETAEKDGNTENAEKNGTAEKDDSDEPAVFEQVTAKPVEFSGGVAADGLSVEATVEAQFRIPQGETAAGIRETVERELDGGKIDWRKPIPPVMETPRSEVARAFRTAIRRVGGDPRLLRKTGTSDMNLYAGAWDCPMATYGPGDSELDHVPNERLDLGEFDRAVAVLERVSEHLADQ; the protein is encoded by the coding sequence GTGAGCCAGAGCGCCGACGCGGGCGTCACCGACGGGGCGGCCCGCGAACTCCTCTGCGACCTCGTGGAAATCCAGTCGCCGAGCGGCGACGAGCGCGAGTGCGCCGAACGCCTCGCGGCCTTCTTCGCCGAGCGCGGCCGAGAAGTCTGGCTCGACGAAGTCGGCAACGTCCGCGCGCCCGCCGACGACTCGGTCCTGCTGACCTCGCACATCGACACCGTGCCGGGCGACATTTCCGTCGAAGTCACCGACGGCGAGCTCTGGGGCCGCGGAAGCGTCGATGCGAAGGGTCCGCTCGCCGCGATGGCCGCGGCCGCAGTCGAAACCGGCGTCAGCTTCGTCGGCGTCGTCGGCGAGGAGACCGACTCGCGGGGCGCGCGCCACCTCGTCGAGGACCGCGAGCAACCCGACGCCGTGGTCAACGGCGAACCCTCCGGGTGGGACGGCGTGACGCTGGGCTACCGGGGCCTTCTGGCGGGCGAGTACGCCGTCGAGACGGACTCGGCCCACACATCGCGGCCCGACCCGAACGCGATTCAGGACGCGATGGCGTGGTGGCAATCGGTCGAAACGGCGTTCTCGTCGTCGGCCGACGACGAGAACGCCGAGACCGCCGAGAAAGACGGGAACACCGAGAATGCAGAGAAAAACGGGACCGCCGAGAAAGACGACAGCGACGAACCGGCCGTCTTCGAGCAGGTGACCGCCAAGCCCGTCGAGTTCTCGGGTGGCGTCGCCGCGGACGGTCTCTCGGTGGAGGCGACCGTTGAGGCGCAGTTCCGGATTCCGCAGGGTGAGACCGCGGCGGGGATTCGGGAGACCGTCGAGCGCGAGTTGGACGGAGGGAAAATCGACTGGCGGAAGCCGATTCCGCCCGTGATGGAGACGCCCCGGAGCGAAGTTGCGCGAGCGTTCCGGACCGCGATACGACGAGTCGGGGGCGATCCCCGACTCCTCCGCAAAACCGGAACCAGCGACATGAACCTCTACGCCGGAGCGTGGGACTGCCCGATGGCGACCTACGGTCCCGGCGACTCCGAGTTGGACCACGTACCGAACGAACGCCTCGACCTCGGGGAGTTCGACCGCGCCGTCGCGGTTCTCGAACGCGTCTCCGAGCACCTCGCCGATCAATGA
- a CDS encoding argininosuccinate synthase gives MTDKSKVALAFSGGLDTTVCVPLLEKEYDHDEVIGVTVDVGQPAEEFDEAEETAEALDLDHYVVDAKDAFAEQCLDAVAANATYQGYPLGTALARPVIAEAILDVAKDEDCDAIAHGCTGKGNDQLRFEAVWRESDLEVIAPVRELGLTREWEMEYADQKDLPVEGGNEGDWSIDTNLWSRSVEGDDLEDPGYVPPEDIYEWTDAPGGKNVETIEIAFEEGKPVAIDGEELPAVQLIEYLNDLAGSHGVGRTDMMEDRMLGLKVRENYEHPAATTLLNAHEALEGLVLTEEERAFKTQVDQQWAEKAYEGLLSAPLVDALDGFVDTTQQKVTGTVTVKFEGGQARPVGRESDYAVYSESAASFNTESVDGIAQSDATGVAKYHGFQSRLANEVTANAETKKAELLADGGDDAETEE, from the coding sequence ATGACAGATAAATCGAAAGTCGCGCTCGCCTTCTCGGGCGGACTCGACACCACCGTATGCGTCCCGCTGCTCGAAAAGGAGTACGACCACGACGAAGTAATCGGCGTCACCGTAGACGTTGGCCAACCGGCCGAAGAGTTCGACGAGGCCGAGGAGACCGCCGAAGCCCTCGACCTCGACCACTACGTCGTGGACGCGAAGGACGCCTTCGCCGAACAGTGCCTCGACGCCGTGGCCGCCAACGCGACGTATCAGGGCTACCCGCTCGGAACCGCGCTGGCGCGCCCCGTCATCGCCGAAGCCATCCTCGACGTGGCGAAAGACGAGGACTGCGACGCCATCGCGCACGGTTGCACCGGCAAGGGCAACGACCAGTTGCGCTTCGAGGCGGTCTGGCGCGAGTCCGATTTGGAGGTCATCGCGCCCGTCCGCGAACTCGGCCTCACCCGCGAGTGGGAGATGGAGTACGCCGACCAGAAGGACCTGCCCGTCGAGGGCGGCAACGAGGGTGACTGGTCCATCGACACGAACCTCTGGAGTCGCTCGGTCGAGGGCGACGACCTCGAAGACCCCGGCTACGTTCCGCCGGAGGACATCTACGAGTGGACCGACGCGCCCGGCGGGAAGAACGTAGAGACCATCGAAATCGCCTTCGAGGAGGGCAAGCCCGTGGCAATCGACGGCGAGGAGCTACCCGCCGTCCAACTCATCGAATATCTCAACGACCTCGCCGGAAGCCACGGCGTCGGCCGCACCGACATGATGGAAGACCGCATGCTCGGCCTGAAAGTCCGCGAGAACTACGAGCATCCGGCCGCGACGACCCTGCTCAACGCCCACGAGGCGCTCGAAGGACTCGTCCTCACCGAGGAAGAGCGCGCGTTCAAGACGCAGGTAGACCAGCAGTGGGCCGAGAAGGCCTACGAAGGCCTCCTGTCCGCGCCGCTCGTGGACGCCCTCGACGGATTCGTAGACACGACCCAACAGAAGGTCACGGGCACCGTCACCGTCAAGTTCGAGGGCGGACAGGCCCGTCCGGTCGGCCGCGAGAGCGACTACGCGGTCTACTCGGAGTCGGCCGCCTCGTTCAACACCGAGTCGGTTGACGGCATCGCCCAATCGGACGCGACCGGCGTGGCGAAGTACCACGGGTTCCAGTCGCGTCTCGCCAACGAAGTCACCGCGAACGCCGAGACGAAGAAAGCGGAACTGCTGGCCGACGGCGGCGACGACGCGGAGACGGAGGAGTAG
- a CDS encoding aspartate aminotransferase family protein has protein sequence MSGFVYSEKPIQIESGEGVHLYDDAGNEYLDFGASYGVAAVGHCHPEVVETVQSQVEKLTFVQASYPNSARDALYEKLAAVAPGNMGNVWLCNSGTEANEAAIKFARSATQNSKIVAAQRGFHGRTMGSLSATWKPKYKKPFEPLAEDFEFVPYGDDEALADAVDDDTAAVLLEPIQGEGGVNPAPEGYLQTAREVTEETNSALILDEIQTGLGRTGALWACEKRGIVPDILTSAKGLGGGLPIGATLCADWIAEDAGPHGSTFSGGPVVSAAADATLSVVAEQDLAANAAQVGDYLQSKLRGSELPIRTIRGEGLLLGAEVGRGANRVLKELAMHHGILALPAGRTVVRLLPPLTVSEVHADEVVAALESVLAEAKT, from the coding sequence ATGTCCGGATTCGTCTACTCCGAGAAACCGATTCAGATAGAGTCGGGCGAGGGCGTCCACCTCTACGACGACGCCGGAAACGAATATCTCGACTTCGGCGCGAGTTACGGGGTCGCCGCGGTCGGCCACTGCCACCCCGAAGTCGTGGAGACCGTCCAATCGCAGGTCGAGAAGTTGACCTTCGTGCAGGCCAGCTATCCCAACTCGGCGCGCGACGCGCTCTACGAGAAACTGGCCGCGGTCGCGCCCGGCAACATGGGGAACGTCTGGCTCTGTAACTCCGGCACCGAGGCCAACGAGGCGGCCATCAAGTTCGCACGGAGCGCCACGCAAAACTCCAAAATCGTCGCGGCCCAGCGCGGGTTCCACGGCCGGACGATGGGGTCGCTCTCGGCGACGTGGAAACCGAAGTACAAGAAGCCCTTCGAACCGCTCGCCGAGGACTTCGAGTTCGTCCCCTACGGCGACGACGAGGCGCTTGCCGACGCCGTGGACGACGACACCGCCGCGGTCCTGCTCGAACCGATTCAGGGCGAGGGCGGCGTCAACCCCGCACCAGAGGGGTATCTCCAGACTGCCCGCGAGGTGACCGAGGAAACGAACTCGGCGCTGATTCTGGACGAGATTCAGACCGGACTCGGCCGGACGGGCGCGCTCTGGGCCTGCGAGAAGCGCGGCATCGTGCCCGACATTCTCACGTCGGCGAAGGGACTCGGCGGCGGTCTCCCGATAGGGGCGACCCTCTGCGCCGACTGGATAGCCGAGGACGCGGGACCGCACGGCTCGACGTTCTCGGGCGGGCCGGTCGTCAGCGCGGCCGCCGACGCCACGCTCTCGGTCGTCGCCGAGCAGGACCTCGCGGCGAACGCCGCGCAGGTTGGCGACTATCTCCAGTCGAAACTGAGGGGTTCCGAGCTACCGATTCGCACGATTCGTGGCGAAGGTCTGCTCCTCGGCGCGGAGGTCGGCCGCGGCGCGAACCGCGTCCTGAAGGAACTGGCGATGCACCACGGGATTCTGGCGCTCCCCGCGGGTCGGACCGTGGTCCGCCTGCTCCCGCCGCTGACCGTCTCGGAAGTTCACGCCGACGAGGTAGTCGCGGCGCTCGAAAGCGTCCTCGCGGAGGCGAAGACGTGA
- a CDS encoding AbrB/MazE/SpoVT family DNA-binding domain-containing protein: MSSKTDGGKVVRVSKKGQTTIPKPLREKFDIDAPGRVRFRETEDGEIVVEPVPHPTDLRGSLADEDAEPGEVWEELDEMRERDKRREESELERLEGLEDE, from the coding sequence ATGAGCAGTAAAACGGACGGCGGAAAAGTCGTTCGCGTCTCCAAGAAGGGACAGACGACGATTCCGAAGCCGCTCCGGGAGAAGTTCGATATCGACGCCCCCGGACGTGTTCGATTTCGAGAGACCGAGGACGGGGAAATCGTCGTCGAACCAGTTCCACACCCCACCGACCTTCGCGGGTCACTCGCCGACGAAGACGCCGAACCCGGCGAGGTGTGGGAGGAGTTAGACGAGATGCGGGAGCGCGATAAACGACGCGAGGAATCGGAACTCGAACGACTCGAAGGGTTGGAAGACGAATGA